One genomic window of Hymenobacter sp. J193 includes the following:
- a CDS encoding transposase, translating into MQQKRYSSDLTERQWAKLAPLLVVQRTSKWPLRAVVNGIFYVLKNGCVWRDVPADFPPWPTVYYYFTKWTADGSWQRVSACLTIEARERAKKMPSPPRPSSTAKA; encoded by the coding sequence ATGCAGCAAAAGCGTTACAGTTCGGATCTAACGGAGCGTCAGTGGGCAAAGCTGGCGCCGTTGCTGGTGGTGCAGCGCACGAGCAAGTGGCCGTTGCGAGCGGTAGTAAACGGCATTTTCTACGTGCTCAAGAACGGCTGCGTGTGGCGCGACGTGCCGGCGGACTTTCCACCCTGGCCGACGGTGTACTACTATTTCACCAAGTGGACAGCGGATGGCAGCTGGCAACGGGTCAGTGCTTGTTTGACGATTGAGGCCCGGGAGCGGGCAAAAAAAATGCCCAGCCCACCGAGGCCATCCTCGACAGCCAAAGCGTGA
- a CDS encoding transposase encodes MKNTATSTRCVGYDAGKCIKGRKRFFLVDTLGNLLACCVVAAHCHDGASTARFWDALALDNELLDRLQIVFVDGGFGRCFRQHLAGRGVLAQVPKGVVADKGRFFIHTKRWVVERSIAWAGNNRRLAKDYERKTQHANAWLYLANIRRLTKLT; translated from the coding sequence GTGAAAAACACGGCCACCAGTACGCGTTGCGTGGGCTACGACGCGGGCAAATGCATCAAGGGCCGCAAGCGCTTTTTCCTGGTGGATACGCTGGGCAACCTGCTCGCCTGCTGCGTGGTCGCCGCCCACTGCCACGACGGCGCCAGCACGGCCCGCTTCTGGGACGCACTGGCGCTGGACAACGAACTACTTGACCGGCTGCAGATCGTGTTCGTGGACGGCGGCTTTGGCCGCTGCTTTCGCCAGCACCTGGCGGGCCGGGGTGTACTGGCGCAGGTACCCAAGGGCGTAGTGGCCGACAAAGGCCGTTTTTTTATCCACACCAAGCGCTGGGTGGTGGAGCGCAGCATTGCCTGGGCCGGCAACAACCGCCGCTTGGCCAAAGACTACGAACGGAAAACGCAGCATGCCAACGCCTGGCTCTACCTAGCCAACATCCGACGACTCACCAAGCTAACTTAA